The following proteins come from a genomic window of Alnus glutinosa chromosome 10, dhAlnGlut1.1, whole genome shotgun sequence:
- the LOC133880766 gene encoding DNA-directed RNA polymerase V subunit 1 — MEENVSSTILDGEIVGIRFALATRHEICTASISECPITHVTQLANPFLGLPLEFGKCESCGTSEQGKCEGHFGYIELPIPIYHPSHVSDLKKMLSLLCLKCLKLKTNKFPVKTDGLAERLLSSCCEDTPQVSIKEVKSTDGASFLELRLPQKARLKDGFWNFLERYGFRHGDDFHRPLLPCEVMEMLKRIPEQTRKKLSRKGYFPQDGYILQYLPVPPNCLSVPEISDGVTVMSSDPSSSMLKKILRQVEIIRSSRSGTPNFESHEVEANDLQSTVNQYLQIRGTAKASRDIDSRFGVSKEPNNSSTKAWLEKIRMLFIRKGSGFSSRSVITGDAYQKVSEIGIPLEIAQRITFEEKVNEHNIKYLQELVDKKLCLTYGDGSSRYSLREGSKGHTFLRPGQVIHRRIMDGDIVFINRPPTTHKHSLQALAVYVHDDHTVKINPLICGPLSADFDGDCIHLFYPQSLAAKAEVLELFSVDKQLLSSHSGKLNLQLATDSLLSLKTMFKTYFLERTAAQQLAMFASSPLPQPALLKAHSAAPFWTTLQMLQTALPSHFDCCGEKHLIHQSDMLEIDFNRDVVSSVVNDIVTSIFFEKGPEEVLIFFNSLQPLLMEHIFTEGFSVSLEDFSISSEVIQNIRKNFQVISPLLYHLRSTYNELVQLQLENHIKLVKVPVTNFILNSSALGDLVDSKSDSAINKVVQQIGFLGLQLFDKGKFYSKTLVEDVAYLFHSKYSSEGVDYPSAEYGLIQSCFFHGLDPYEELVHSISTREVIVRSSRGLSEPGTLFKNLMAILRDIVICYDGTVRNVNSNSIIQFEYGVNSGSKAHNILPAGEPVGVLAATAMSNPAYKAVLDSTPSSNSSWELMKEILLCKVNFKNELIDRRVILFLNECDCGRKYCREKAAYLVKNQLKKVSLKDTAVEFLIEYKEQQTVSESSEIDAGLVGHVHLNEILLKEMNTSMHEVLHKCQETVNSFRKKKKLGHVFKRMVLSVSECCSFQQSCQQKSSGMPCLMFFWQDASDSHLEKTSHILSDIICPVLLETIVKGDPRICLANIIWVNPDTTTWIRNPCESRNGELALDIVLEKSVVKQSGDAWRIVLDSCLPVLHLIDTRRSIPYAIKQLQEMLGVSCAFDQAVQRLEKSVTMVAKGVLKEHLILLANSMTCAGNLVGFNSGGYKALTRSYNVEAPFTEATLSTPRKCFERAAEKRHMDSLSSIVASCSWGRHVAVGTGSRFDILLDTKQVGLNQEGGIDVYNFLHMMNSTANGEESNTACLGAEIDDIMLEDEYEDWAPSPEHNSSSDKPFFEDSAEFESSLDNRPGESTLDADASNPWGGKAGDIDPANPWEKAGGVDAANPWGKKAGENTSSGWGAHNAEAGNVSTKAPEDSSRSSGWGAATKNVSSGWGTGGEELQDSFVSTKAQEKSSRSPTWDAASPWQKKAGDVAENTSYGWGTHNAESGNVSTKAPEDSSRSSGWGAATKNVSSGWGTGGEELRDSFVSTKAQENSSRSPTWDAASPWQKKAGDVAKSGSCRYDGKPVLEQTTETCDSDKKVTQETVQSTSGWVSSTIEDWTRNETPSPSLEHAESPAINHSQGQRKSPESSQGWGASNETNQPASLHGWDSPNAGDSERDRHHQWGRQSAEPSKKNFFEGSRGWGSNDGERKSIRPAKSPGRTHADSSAGGIYTATRQRLDMFTSEEQDVLLDVEQIMQSIRRIMHQPGYNDGDPLPAEDQSYVLDNVFNYHPDKAVKMGVGTDHFMVSRHSSFQESRCFYVVSTDGRKEDFSYRKCMENYIKGKYPDIAEAFIAKYFFRKPRSGGNRERTPNPEGWNREGWNRERTPNPEGWNREKTPNPEGWNREKTPNPEGWNQEKTPNPEGWNMEKTPNPEGWNREKTPNPEGWNQEKTSNPGGWNQEKTPNLDGWNREKTPNPE, encoded by the exons ATGGAGGAAAATGTCTCTTCAACCATTTTAGATGGGGAGATTGTTGGGATCAGATTTGCTTTAGCTACTCGTCATGAAATT TGTACGGCATCCATCAGTGAGTGCCCCATTACCCATGTAACTCAACTTGCAAATCCCTTTCTCGGCCTGCCCCTTGAATTTGGTAAATGTGAATCTTGTGGAACTTCTGAACAAGGGAAATGTGAAG GACATTTCGGATATATTGAATTACCAATTCCAATATATCATCCCAGCCATGTTAGCGATTTAAAAAAGATGTTGAGCTTATTGTGCTTGAAGTGCTTGAAATTGAAAACTAACAAG TTTCCAGTCAAGACTGACGGTTTAGCGGAAAGATTGCTATCTTCATGTTGTGAG gaCACTCCACAAGTTTCTATTAAAGAGGTTAAATCAACAGATGGAGCTTCTTTCTTGGAACTGAGGTTGCCACAAAAGGCAAGACTGAAAGATGGTTTCTGGAATTTTTTGGAAAGATATGGTTTTCGCCACGGTGATGACTTTCATCGACCTTTGCTTCCTTGCGAG GTCATGGAAATGCTGAAAAGAATTCCTGAACAGACTAGAAAAAAACTTTCTAGGAAAGGGTATTTCCCTCAAGATGGATATATCCTGCAGTACTTACCTGTCCCCCCAAACTGCTTGTCTGTGCCAGAAATTTCTGATGGTGTTACTGTCATGTCTTCA GACCCTTCTTCATCAATGCTCAAGAAAATTCTCAGACAGGTTGAGATCATCAGGAGTTCAAGATCTGGGACACCGAATTTTGAATCTCATGAAGTTGAAGCCAATGATTTGCAATCAACAGTTAATCAGTATCTGCAAATTAGGGGTACTGCAAAAGCATCTCGTGATATTGATTCACGATTTGGAGTTAGCAAAGAGCCCAACAATTCTTCAACAAAAGCGTGGCttgaaaaaattagaatgttgtTCATTAGAAAGGGTTCAGGCTTCTCCTCCCGAAGTGTGATAACTGGGGATGCTTATCAAAAAGTCAGTGAGATTGGCATCCCACTCGAGATTGCACAGAGGATTACCTTCGAGGAGAAGGTTAACGAGCACAACATTAAGTATCTACAAGAGCTGGTAGATAAGAAGTTGTGCCTTACATATGGAGATGGCTCATCAAGGTATTCACTGAGGGAGGGTTCCAAGGGGCATACGTTTCTCCGACCGGGTCAAGTAATACATCGGCGGATTATGGATGGggatattgtttttattaataggCCACCAACAACCCACAAGCATTCCTTGCAAGCACTTGCCGTGTATGTTCATGATGATCACACCGTGAAGATAAACCCACTCATTTGTGGGCCCTTAAGTGCTGATTTTGATGGTGACTGCATTCATTTATTCTATCCTCAGTCTCTTGCTGCAAAAGCTGAAGTTTTGGAACTTTTCTCTGTGGATAAACAATTGCTTAGCTCTCACAGTGGCAAACTGAACTTGCAACTGGCCACTGACTCATTGTTGTCACTGAAGACAATGTTCAAGACATATTTCTTAGAGAGAACAGCAGCTCAGCAGTTGGCCATGTTTGCTTCATCTCCTTTGCCACAACCTGCTTTGTTGAAGGCTCATTCTGCTGCCCCTTTTTGGACTACTTTGCAGATGTTACAGACGGCTTTGCCGTCTCACTTTGACTGCTGTGGGGAGAAACACTTGATTCATCAAAGTGACATGTTGGAAATTGACTTCAATAGGGATGTTGTATCATCTGTGGTTAATGATATTGTGACCTCTATTTTCTTTGAGAAGGGTCCTGAAGaggttctaattttttttaattctctaCAGCCTTTGTTGATGGAACACATATTTACAGAAGGTTTCAGTGTCAGCTTAGAGGATTTTTCCATATCCAGTGAGGTCATACAAAACATTCGGAAGAATTTTCAGGTTATTTCTCCTTTGCTGTATCACCTAAGGTCAACATACAATGAGCTGGTGCAGTTGCAATTAGAGAATCACATCAAACTTGTGAAGGTGCCAGTTACAAATTTTATTCTAAACTCGTCTGCATTGGGTGATTTAGTCGACTCCAAAAGTGATTCAGCTATTAACAAAGTAGTTCAACAAATTGGCTTTCTGGGCCTGCAGCTTTTTGATAAGGGAAAGTTCTACTCTAAGACATTGGTTGAAGATGTGGCCTATCTTTTTCATAGTAAATATTCTTCTGAGGGAGTTGATTACCCTTCCGCAGAATATGGATTAATCCAAAGCTGTTTTTTTCATGGGTTAGATCCATATGAGGAGCTGGTTCATTCAATATCTACGAGAGAAGTAATTGTTCGCTCATCGAGAGGATTGTCTGAACCTGGTactttatttaaaaacttaatgGCCATCCTTCGAgatattgttatttgttatgaTGGCACAGTGAGGAACGTTAACAGCAACTCCATAATCCAATTTGAGTATGGGGTAAATTCTGGAAGTAAAGCCCATAATATTTTGCCTGCTGGTGAACCTGTTGGCGTCTTAGCCGCAACAGCAATGTCAAATCCTGCATATAAGGCAGTTCTTGATTCTACTCCAAGCAGCAATTCCTCATGGGAGCTGATGAAG GAAATATTGCTTTGCAAGGTCAATTTCAAGAATGAACTTATTGACCGGCGtgtgatattatttttgaacGAATGTGATTGTGGGAGAAAATATTGCCGAGAAAAAGCAGCATATTTAGTGAAGAATCAATTGAAGAAAGTCAGCCTTAAAGATACTGCTGTTGAGTTTCTAATTGA ATATAAAGAACAACAAACTGTGTCAGAAAGTTCTGAAATTGATGCAGGCCTGGTTGGTCATGTTCATCTAAACGAG ATACTATTGAAAGAGATGAACACTAGTATGCATGAGGTTCTTCATAAGTGCCAAGAGACTGTTAATTCTTTccggaagaagaagaaacttggTCATGTTTTTAAAAGAATGGTTTTGTCTGTCAG TGAATGTTGCTCTTTccagcaatcttgtcaacagaAAAGCTCTGGTATGCCATGCTTGATGTTCTTTTGGCAAGATGCAAGTGATAGTCATTTGGAGAAAACATCACATATCCTTTCTGACATTATTTGCCCAGTTCTTCTTGAAACAATCGTTAAAG GTGATCCTCGGATTTGCTTGGCAAACATAATATGGGTTAATCCGGATACGACAACTTGGATAAGAAACCCTTGCGAGTCTCGGAACGGTGAATTGGCTCTGGACATTGTTCTGGAGAAATCTGTTGTGAAGCAAAGTGGCGATGCTTGGAGGATTGTCTTAGACTCTTGTCTTCCTGTACTTCATTTAATTGACACCAGACGTTCCATACCATATGCAATTAAGCAACTTCAGGAAATGCTAGGGGTTTCTTGTGCTTTTGATCAAGCAGTTCAG CGCCTGGAAAAATCAGTGACTATGGTAGCCAAAGGTGTTCTCAAAGAGCATCTCATTCTCTTGGCAAATAGTATGACGTGTGCTGGAAATTTGGTTGGCTTCAATTCTGGTGGTTATAAAGCATTGACGCGTTCATATAATGTCGAAGCACCATTTACGGAAGCAACACTTTCT ACACCAAGAAAATGTTTTGAGAGAGCTGCTGAAAAGCGTCATATGGATTCACTGTCCAGCATAGTTGCATCTTGTTCCTGGGGTAGACATGTGGCAGTGGGTACAGGATCTAGATTTGATATCCTCTTGGACACAAAGCAG GTAGGATTGAATCAAGAAGGCGGAATAGATGTTTATAACTTTCTCCATATGATGAACAGTACTGCAAATGGAGAAGAATCAAATACTGCCTGTCTTGGGGCAGAAATTGACGATATAATGCTGGAAGATGAATATGAAGATTGGGCCCCCTCCCCAGAGCATAACTCAAGTTCTGATAAGCCATTCTTTGAAGACAGTGCTGAATTTGAAAGCAGTTTAGATAATCGGCCAGGCGAATCAACTTTGGATGCTGATGCTTCGAATCCTTGGGGGGGAAAGGCTGGAGACATTGATCCTGCGAACCCTTGGGAAAAGGCTGGAGGCGTTGATGCTGCAAACCCGTGGGGAAAAAAGGCTGGAGAAAATACTTCATCTGGTTGGGGAGCCCATAATGCTGAAGCAGGCAATGTCTCCACCAAAGCCCCAGAGGATTCTTCAAGGTCTAGTGGTTGGGGTGCAGCAACCAAAAATGTTTCTTCTGGTTGGGGAACAGGTGGAGAAGAATTACAAGATTCTTTTGTCTCTACAAAAGCACAAGAGAAGTCTTCCAGATCCCCAACCTGGGATGCTGCAAGTCCTTGGCAGAAAAAGGCTGGAGATGTCGCTGAAAATACTTCATATGGTTGGGGAACCCATAATGCTGAATCAGGCAATGTCTCCACCAAAGCCCCAGAGGATTCTTCCAGGTCTAGTGGTTGGGGTGCAGCAACCAAAAATGTTTCTTCTGGTTGGGGAACAGGTGGAGAAGAATTACGAGATTCTTTTGTCTCTACAAAAGCACAAGAGAACTCTTCCAGATCCCCAACCTGGGATGCTGCAAGTCCTTGGCAGAAAAAGGCTGGAGATGTTGCTAAATCTGGATCTTGCAGATATGATGGAAAGCCTGTGCTTGAACAAACAACAGAGACTTGTGATTCGGATAAGAAGGTTACTCAGGAGACAGTTCAATCAACATCTGGTTGGGTTTCTTCAACCATAGAAGACTGGACTAGGAACGAAACTCCTTCCCCGTCTCTGGAACATGCTGAGTCACCTGCCATCAATCATTCACAGGGGCAGCGGAAGTCACCAGAATCTTCTCAAGGTTGGGGTGCTTCGAATGAGACAAATCAACCAGCAAGTTTGCATGGTTGGGATTCGCCAAATGCTGGTGACAGTGAAAGAGATAGACATCATCAGTGGGGAAGGCAGAGTGCAGAACCATCCAAGAAAAATTTCTTTGAAGGCTCAAGGGGTTGGGGTTCAAATGATGGAGAAAGGAAATCTATTCGCCCTGCAAAATCACCGGGAAGGACACATGCTGATTCTAGTGCAGGTGGAATATATACTGCAACTAGACAACGATTAGATATGTTCACTTCTGAGGAACAAGATGTTCTCTTGGATGTTGAACAGATTATGCAATCTATTAGAAGAATAATGCATCAGCCTGG GTACAATGATGGGGATCCACTGCCAGCTGAAGATCAATCCTATGTACTTGATAATGTTTTTAACTATCATCCAGATAAAGCAGTGAAAATGGGTGTTGGAACTGATCATTTCATG